In Streptomyces sp. NBC_01717, one DNA window encodes the following:
- the trpA gene encoding tryptophan synthase subunit alpha, which produces MSDVRLHLVPVRSREAKDFVRAWHRQHPPPTGQTHHSHHARATTHSTPERHCSRDHPDSTGRTPALTSGDRTTTGKGTTLTTDDPLHTLLTQPACSLGVFVPAGMHTATAERRHLDALAHAGCALFEIGLAHHTAVLDGPVIQSAYRRALQSGSILDRTLRAVEHAASLRPTVVMTYWEPVSRHGPAHLARLLAEAGATGVMVVDLPSHQAARWQAAAQGAGLRTPRLVPRHTTDTDLANVVAGASGWLYAPASIAPTGYQGPLDIPALSSFTQRLRAASPLPVVSGVGISAPGLAARVAPLVDAVVIGTPIVRALATAPGHAPVLAAAFARALRLTSLTESRA; this is translated from the coding sequence GTGAGCGACGTCCGGCTACACCTGGTGCCGGTCCGCTCACGTGAGGCGAAGGACTTCGTGCGCGCTTGGCACCGCCAGCATCCGCCGCCCACCGGGCAGACCCACCACAGCCACCACGCCCGGGCCACAACCCACTCAACGCCGGAGCGCCACTGCTCCCGCGACCACCCCGACTCCACCGGCCGTACGCCAGCGCTGACCTCTGGCGACAGGACCACCACCGGGAAAGGCACCACCCTGACCACCGACGACCCCCTCCACACCCTCCTCACCCAACCCGCCTGCTCACTGGGCGTGTTCGTCCCTGCGGGCATGCACACGGCAACCGCAGAACGCCGTCACCTCGACGCACTCGCCCACGCCGGGTGCGCACTGTTCGAGATCGGACTGGCACACCACACCGCTGTCCTCGACGGACCCGTCATCCAGAGCGCGTACCGCCGCGCACTGCAAAGCGGCAGCATCCTCGACCGCACCCTCCGCGCGGTCGAGCATGCCGCCAGCCTCCGGCCGACCGTCGTCATGACCTACTGGGAACCCGTCAGCCGCCACGGCCCCGCACACCTGGCCCGCCTGCTCGCCGAGGCCGGTGCGACCGGGGTGATGGTCGTCGACCTGCCCAGCCACCAGGCGGCCCGCTGGCAGGCCGCCGCGCAGGGCGCGGGCCTTCGCACCCCACGCCTCGTCCCACGTCACACCACCGACACCGATCTCGCCAACGTGGTTGCCGGGGCGTCGGGGTGGCTCTACGCGCCCGCCAGCATCGCTCCCACCGGCTACCAGGGCCCGCTCGACATCCCGGCCCTCTCCAGCTTCACCCAGCGCCTTCGCGCCGCGAGCCCGCTGCCCGTGGTCTCCGGGGTGGGGATCTCCGCCCCTGGCCTCGCAGCGCGCGTCGCCCCGCTGGTGGACGCCGTCGTCATCGGCACCCCCATCGTCCGCGCCCTGGCCACCGCCCCCGGCCACGCCCCTGTCCTGGCCGCCGCGTTCGCCCGGGCCCTGCGCCTGACCAGCCTCACGGAGAGCCGTGCCTGA
- a CDS encoding DNA cytosine methyltransferase, whose protein sequence is MILDLFAGPGGWSRALGVLGVRDVGLEWDEWACRTRSAAGQLTVRTDVAMYPTWPFIGRTRGLIASPPCQAWSMAGKRLGLVDQPLVHAAVEDLAAGRDTRERLLASCRDERSLLAAEPMRYLHALNTVGEPEWVAMEEVPDVLPLWKQYAAVLRGWGFSVWYGILNAADFGVPQTRRRAILLASRVRTAQPPTPTHSQVAEPDSLFGPGRARWVSMAEVLGWGATDRPVPTVCAGGGPGGGPEPFPSGSRKTLSDARERGTWMPRPDGVVLQSRREGAGWAARHGTRENRAATAPALTFTAEAHRWSWSLRSNNQANATIRSIEEPAGTLFFGHRANECTWVAEPAPAHTEDTDAPEPIRITAREASLLQTFPADYPWAGNKGQVFGQIGNAVPPLLAGHLLAPHLGITLDPDDFTLAA, encoded by the coding sequence GTGATACTCGACCTCTTCGCGGGGCCGGGCGGCTGGAGCAGGGCCCTGGGTGTCCTCGGGGTGCGCGACGTCGGCCTGGAATGGGACGAGTGGGCGTGCAGGACCCGTTCTGCCGCCGGGCAGTTGACGGTACGAACCGACGTGGCGATGTATCCGACGTGGCCCTTCATCGGCCGGACGCGCGGTCTGATCGCGTCCCCGCCGTGCCAGGCGTGGAGCATGGCCGGCAAACGGCTCGGCCTGGTGGACCAGCCCCTGGTGCACGCGGCGGTCGAGGACCTCGCCGCCGGACGCGACACCCGCGAGCGCCTCCTCGCATCCTGCCGGGACGAGCGCTCCCTGCTCGCGGCCGAGCCGATGCGCTACCTCCACGCCCTGAACACGGTCGGCGAACCCGAGTGGGTCGCCATGGAGGAGGTGCCCGACGTCCTGCCGCTGTGGAAGCAGTACGCGGCCGTCCTACGCGGCTGGGGATTCTCAGTCTGGTACGGGATCCTCAACGCCGCCGACTTCGGCGTTCCACAGACCCGAAGGCGGGCGATCCTCCTCGCCTCCCGGGTCCGTACGGCACAGCCTCCCACGCCGACGCACTCCCAAGTCGCCGAGCCCGACTCGCTGTTCGGTCCAGGCCGCGCCCGCTGGGTCAGCATGGCCGAGGTCCTGGGATGGGGCGCAACCGACCGGCCCGTCCCCACCGTCTGCGCCGGCGGCGGACCCGGCGGCGGCCCCGAACCGTTCCCTTCGGGCTCCCGCAAGACGCTGTCAGACGCCCGTGAGCGCGGCACCTGGATGCCGCGGCCGGACGGTGTGGTCCTGCAGTCCCGCCGCGAAGGAGCTGGGTGGGCGGCACGGCACGGTACCCGTGAGAATCGCGCTGCTACCGCCCCGGCGCTGACGTTCACCGCCGAGGCCCACCGCTGGTCCTGGTCTCTGCGCAGCAACAACCAGGCCAACGCCACCATCCGGTCCATCGAAGAGCCGGCGGGCACGTTGTTCTTCGGGCACCGCGCGAACGAGTGCACCTGGGTCGCCGAACCGGCCCCGGCGCATACGGAGGACACGGACGCTCCGGAGCCGATCCGGATCACCGCCCGCGAGGCCAGCCTCCTGCAGACCTTCCCCGCCGACTACCCCTGGGCAGGCAACAAAGGCCAGGTCTTTGGCCAGATCGGCAACGCCGTGCCCCCGTTGCTCGCCGGCCACCTCCTCGCCCCGCACCTCGGGATCACCCTCGACCCCGACGACTTCACTCTCGCCGCCTGA
- a CDS encoding DnaB-like helicase N-terminal domain-containing protein, with the protein MPHTPEPDEDDLDAIAPPQPVFHVEQALLGAFLLDPHRLSDVTGISADSFSTAAHAALFAAISALPPPNPAEHAKNTKWLDHVLAMGREQARGLTASYLHTLIQVCPWPRHAPAYARMVEAEHARRRLQAAAEHLVQTVHDASLPHPVQTVLAEADALAAVVDDIASRFPPRAGVLPRTAASPQAIAPDHTEAVEEEQLLLATATAHPADVKSVRWLLPEDFNRPLHSGLWQCLTALARRHEPVDPVTVLWEAQQRGLLDDGSEPGEVLRLLAEPAGSVEHWGERALQRSLLATADHTGRRIEAYAGDPANTPFQLVVGARRSLADIGAVRTRWQHATGTVPPQRPRPAPTTRAGPPTTTAAHTARAARATR; encoded by the coding sequence ATGCCCCACACCCCCGAACCCGACGAAGACGATCTCGACGCAATCGCACCGCCGCAGCCGGTGTTCCACGTCGAGCAGGCCCTCCTCGGCGCCTTCCTCCTCGATCCACACCGTCTCAGCGACGTGACCGGCATCTCCGCCGACTCGTTCTCCACCGCCGCACATGCCGCCCTGTTCGCCGCGATCAGCGCACTGCCTCCGCCCAACCCCGCCGAGCACGCGAAGAACACCAAATGGCTTGACCACGTGCTGGCCATGGGGCGCGAGCAGGCGCGTGGACTGACCGCCTCCTACCTGCACACCCTCATCCAGGTCTGCCCCTGGCCCCGCCACGCACCGGCCTACGCGCGGATGGTCGAAGCCGAACACGCCCGCCGCCGTCTGCAGGCCGCCGCGGAACACCTCGTCCAGACCGTCCACGATGCCTCCCTCCCGCACCCCGTCCAGACGGTGCTCGCCGAGGCCGACGCGCTCGCCGCGGTCGTGGACGACATCGCGAGCCGTTTCCCGCCGCGCGCCGGTGTCCTGCCCCGCACCGCGGCATCGCCGCAGGCCATCGCGCCCGACCACACCGAGGCCGTCGAGGAGGAGCAGCTGCTGCTCGCGACCGCCACCGCCCACCCTGCGGACGTCAAGTCCGTCCGGTGGCTGCTTCCCGAGGACTTCAACCGGCCGCTGCACTCCGGCCTGTGGCAGTGCCTTACTGCTCTCGCCCGCCGCCACGAGCCTGTCGACCCCGTCACCGTTCTGTGGGAGGCCCAGCAGCGCGGTCTGCTGGACGACGGAAGTGAACCGGGCGAGGTGCTTCGCCTGCTGGCCGAGCCGGCTGGTTCTGTGGAGCACTGGGGCGAGCGGGCCCTGCAGCGTTCACTCCTGGCCACCGCCGATCACACCGGCCGGCGCATCGAGGCGTACGCCGGCGACCCGGCGAACACCCCGTTCCAACTCGTCGTCGGCGCCCGCCGATCCCTCGCCGACATCGGTGCCGTCCGCACCCGCTGGCAGCATGCAACCGGAACGGTCCCGCCGCAGCGACCGCGCCCGGCGCCCACCACCCGCGCCGGCCCGCCGACCACCACGGCCGCCCACACCGCCCGCGCCGCGCGGGCAACCAGATAG
- a CDS encoding DUF317 domain-containing protein, giving the protein MTTTLPVDAHVRLDIHPTHPSAVTAVLTGSQAHIPHVGLEAADWTVVAKNVLVLVRIDHEEPYWAEKAAQHLAADGIIVEITPRLREAMDKEWTWANYPMPWCTRSEIREVSSEAQKIYDDIRNGQLLIHAHAEDGHTTVAVGTYIGSGSGSGSGSGSGSGSGSGKSVYLRGEDHLRQVADVFDSPAQALVAFEKFHGADMRPGPAPMTDAERAAAEARTPRALPAPEPEPARPVPETVPAYAADAGDHDALLDAFLDAHGDWEKWRTWSDETTHAIHESQTLRIERIHEAHPRETAWTVAAYETPVSDRMWHLTATGTTPAPVLQTLLHHLAEGDVWDTAIGSLVDEKTVTAATEPLTDAGWKHTVDGRWIRWTNLSGDAGIQFDAFAAQQPSSTLVTWTIWAGLSIDHPTWTVTASPYAPSSLLADLADNLAHGTGTHQTNAAPREPHARLGTTPPAMRPATAGHTSGRTL; this is encoded by the coding sequence GTGACCACCACACTCCCCGTCGACGCCCACGTCCGCCTCGACATCCACCCCACTCATCCCAGCGCCGTGACCGCCGTCCTGACCGGCTCCCAGGCCCACATCCCCCACGTGGGTCTGGAGGCTGCCGACTGGACCGTCGTGGCCAAGAACGTCTTGGTGCTGGTCCGCATCGATCACGAGGAGCCGTACTGGGCCGAGAAGGCAGCCCAGCACCTGGCGGCTGACGGGATCATCGTCGAGATCACTCCCCGGCTCCGGGAAGCCATGGACAAGGAATGGACCTGGGCCAACTACCCGATGCCCTGGTGCACCCGCAGCGAGATCCGCGAGGTCTCCAGCGAGGCCCAGAAGATCTACGACGACATCCGCAACGGCCAGCTCCTCATCCACGCCCACGCCGAGGACGGCCACACCACCGTCGCGGTCGGCACCTACATCGGCAGCGGCAGCGGCAGCGGCAGCGGCAGCGGCAGCGGCAGCGGCAGCGGCAGCGGCAAGAGCGTCTACCTCCGCGGCGAGGACCACCTGCGGCAGGTCGCCGACGTCTTCGACTCGCCCGCCCAAGCTCTGGTCGCCTTCGAGAAGTTCCACGGTGCCGACATGCGCCCCGGCCCGGCACCCATGACCGATGCCGAGCGCGCCGCCGCCGAAGCCCGCACCCCGCGCGCCCTACCCGCGCCCGAACCTGAACCCGCACGCCCCGTACCGGAAACCGTCCCGGCGTACGCGGCTGACGCCGGCGACCACGACGCCCTCCTCGACGCGTTCCTCGACGCACACGGCGACTGGGAGAAATGGAGGACCTGGTCCGATGAGACGACCCACGCCATCCACGAATCCCAGACCCTGCGCATCGAGCGCATCCACGAAGCCCACCCTCGCGAGACTGCCTGGACCGTGGCCGCGTACGAGACGCCCGTCTCCGACCGGATGTGGCACCTCACCGCGACCGGCACCACCCCCGCCCCCGTGCTCCAGACCCTGCTGCACCACCTCGCCGAAGGCGACGTGTGGGACACCGCCATCGGTAGCCTCGTCGACGAGAAGACCGTCACCGCCGCCACGGAGCCCCTCACCGACGCCGGCTGGAAGCACACCGTCGACGGACGCTGGATCCGCTGGACGAACCTGTCCGGGGACGCCGGCATCCAGTTCGACGCCTTCGCCGCCCAGCAGCCGAGCAGCACGCTCGTCACCTGGACCATCTGGGCCGGCCTCAGCATCGACCACCCCACCTGGACCGTCACGGCATCCCCCTACGCCCCCAGCTCGCTGCTGGCCGACCTCGCCGACAACCTCGCCCACGGAACCGGCACCCACCAGACCAATGCCGCACCGCGCGAGCCTCACGCGCGACTCGGCACCACGCCACCGGCTATGCGGCCGGCAACGGCTGGCCACACGAGCGGCCGAACCCTCTGA
- a CDS encoding GIY-YIG nuclease family protein: MTGSSGADGRGVFHDDFRLSITKALGDQLAQALRSLGRAPLSEESLAKLEERPGVYQLYVNDAFVYVGKADRRHKGLPGRLRNHLRKLSGRRNLDLVDVTFSCLYVDEDFSALAPEQLLINHYKERGGIPWNNSGFGSKDPGRRRDTTVLKKDHFDVQYPINLDALVQGVTPGTNDLRTFLKKLKVGLPYNFRYVEPPCAADVPVEVPDGPVTADEAFRLASAALPVSWQITALLNYVIMYEEEEQYKSASRYYRAGEVVDQEPEKSSAPLTPEDLGDIE; the protein is encoded by the coding sequence ATGACGGGAAGCAGCGGGGCGGACGGTCGGGGGGTGTTCCACGACGACTTCCGGCTGAGTATCACCAAGGCCCTCGGAGACCAGCTCGCCCAGGCGCTGAGAAGCCTCGGGCGGGCGCCCCTCAGCGAGGAGAGCCTGGCCAAGCTGGAAGAGCGGCCGGGAGTGTACCAGCTCTACGTCAACGACGCGTTCGTCTATGTGGGAAAGGCGGACCGACGGCACAAAGGGCTTCCGGGGCGACTCCGCAACCACCTGCGCAAGCTGTCGGGTCGGCGCAACCTCGACCTCGTCGACGTCACCTTCTCATGTCTCTACGTGGACGAGGACTTCTCCGCCCTCGCCCCCGAACAGCTCCTCATCAACCACTACAAGGAGCGGGGCGGGATCCCGTGGAACAACAGCGGATTCGGGAGCAAGGATCCCGGGCGCAGACGTGACACGACGGTCCTCAAGAAGGACCACTTCGACGTGCAGTACCCCATCAACCTCGACGCACTGGTCCAAGGGGTCACCCCTGGGACGAACGATCTGCGGACCTTTCTGAAGAAGCTCAAAGTCGGCCTGCCCTACAACTTCCGGTACGTGGAGCCCCCGTGCGCGGCGGACGTCCCCGTTGAGGTGCCGGACGGTCCCGTCACGGCGGATGAAGCGTTCCGCCTGGCCTCCGCCGCCCTGCCCGTTTCCTGGCAGATCACAGCACTCCTGAACTACGTGATCATGTATGAGGAGGAGGAGCAGTACAAGAGCGCGTCGCGTTATTACCGGGCCGGTGAGGTAGTTGATCAAGAGCCGGAGAAGTCCTCGGCGCCTCTGACACCCGAGGACCTCGGCGACATCGAATAA
- a CDS encoding DNA cytosine methyltransferase — MGDQPEETKIHRSRTSVELFAGGGGLAMGVHRAGFRPLLFNEFNRRACETLLASARRTLGDDGLVEVRETTLVPPKVGEPAPLYPGDVRDLDLRKFEGEVDVLAGGPPCQPFSAGGVAKGDEDKRNMFPAVFNAVREMRPKAVICENVRGLLRPSFSGYFEYIRNELRLPFMERDPRKTWQEHNGALMGALGDPDPAGHKLDIDGGLPVDDRSADRYRVIAFPVNAADYGVPQIRNRVVIVAFRADLGVDIVRDFAAHVRRRRYSDDALHRSMRDGSYWARHDVPPHVKERVMARLPEVIKEDKCLPWRTLRDAIKGYGTDEELPALPKIDLTRLEEKHDFGGERFPGHIGWPGARIYKGHTPNELDRPAKTVKAGVHGVPGGESVMELDKRLEDLTSPGGWRYRHRYMTVRETARVMTFPDEWIGSGPRGEQMRQLGNAVPVVLGEFFARAVADALDAAGQ, encoded by the coding sequence ATGGGTGACCAGCCAGAAGAGACCAAGATCCATCGCAGTCGCACGAGCGTGGAGCTGTTCGCGGGCGGGGGTGGCCTCGCCATGGGGGTCCACCGCGCGGGCTTCCGCCCGCTCCTGTTCAACGAGTTCAACAGGCGAGCCTGCGAGACGCTCCTCGCCAGCGCCCGCAGGACTCTCGGCGATGACGGGCTCGTGGAGGTCAGGGAGACGACTCTCGTTCCGCCAAAGGTCGGCGAGCCCGCGCCCCTGTACCCGGGAGACGTGCGCGACCTGGATCTTCGGAAGTTCGAGGGCGAGGTCGACGTCCTCGCCGGCGGCCCTCCCTGCCAGCCGTTCAGCGCCGGGGGTGTCGCCAAGGGCGACGAGGACAAGCGGAACATGTTCCCCGCCGTGTTCAACGCCGTCCGCGAGATGAGGCCGAAGGCCGTGATCTGCGAGAACGTACGAGGACTCCTGCGCCCGTCGTTCAGCGGCTACTTCGAGTACATCAGGAACGAGCTGCGCCTGCCCTTCATGGAGCGCGACCCCAGGAAGACCTGGCAGGAGCACAACGGCGCCCTCATGGGGGCGCTCGGCGATCCGGACCCGGCGGGACACAAGCTGGACATCGACGGCGGCCTCCCCGTTGACGACAGGAGCGCCGACCGTTACAGGGTGATCGCGTTCCCCGTCAACGCGGCGGACTACGGCGTCCCTCAAATCCGCAACCGGGTCGTCATCGTCGCCTTCCGCGCCGACCTTGGCGTCGACATCGTCAGGGATTTCGCGGCGCACGTGAGGAGGCGCCGCTACTCGGACGACGCCCTCCATCGCTCCATGCGGGACGGTTCCTACTGGGCGCGCCATGACGTGCCCCCCCACGTCAAGGAGCGCGTCATGGCGCGCCTGCCCGAGGTGATCAAGGAGGACAAGTGCCTGCCCTGGCGCACCCTCCGCGATGCCATCAAGGGCTACGGCACCGACGAGGAGCTCCCGGCTCTTCCCAAAATCGACCTGACCCGCCTCGAGGAGAAGCACGACTTCGGCGGGGAGAGGTTCCCCGGACACATCGGCTGGCCGGGCGCGAGAATCTACAAGGGCCACACCCCGAACGAACTCGACCGCCCCGCCAAGACCGTCAAGGCTGGCGTTCACGGTGTCCCCGGTGGTGAGTCCGTCATGGAGCTCGACAAGCGGTTGGAGGACCTCACGTCTCCGGGGGGATGGCGTTATCGCCACCGCTACATGACCGTCCGCGAGACCGCCCGAGTCATGACCTTCCCCGACGAGTGGATCGGCTCCGGCCCCCGTGGGGAGCAGATGCGGCAGCTCGGCAACGCCGTCCCGGTGGTCCTCGGTGAGTTCTTCGCCAGGGCCGTCGCCGACGCCCTGGATGCGGCGGGTCAGTAA